Proteins from a single region of Barnesiella propionica:
- a CDS encoding polyprenol monophosphomannose synthase — protein MVEKGSDSIVIIPTYNEKENVENIIRAVFGLPKTFDILIIDDNSPDGTADIVKKLQNEFPGNLFLVERKGKQGLGTAYIAGFKWSVENKYDYIFEMDADFSHNPKDLLKLWIACAEQGADVAVGSRYISGVNVVNWPMGRVIMSYFASKYVRFITGLKIADTTAGFVCYHRPVLETIEIDKIRFKGYAFQIEMKFTAYKCGFKITEVPIIFINRVLGESKMNSSIFGEAIFGVIKLKIGSWFKKYPRKKAD, from the coding sequence ATGGTAGAAAAAGGCTCAGACAGCATTGTAATCATTCCCACATACAACGAAAAAGAAAATGTGGAAAATATAATACGTGCGGTTTTCGGGCTTCCGAAAACGTTTGACATCCTCATCATCGACGACAATTCTCCCGACGGAACAGCCGATATCGTAAAAAAACTGCAAAATGAATTTCCTGGCAATTTGTTCCTCGTGGAACGAAAAGGGAAACAAGGACTGGGGACAGCATACATAGCGGGATTCAAATGGTCTGTCGAAAACAAATATGACTATATCTTTGAAATGGATGCCGATTTCTCCCATAATCCCAAAGATTTATTAAAGCTCTGGATTGCCTGTGCAGAGCAAGGAGCAGATGTTGCCGTGGGTTCGAGATATATAAGCGGAGTAAATGTGGTAAACTGGCCTATGGGAAGAGTTATCATGTCTTATTTTGCCTCAAAATACGTACGTTTTATAACCGGTTTGAAAATAGCCGACACTACCGCCGGATTTGTTTGTTACCATCGTCCTGTCCTGGAAACCATAGAAATCGACAAGATCAGGTTCAAAGGATACGCATTTCAGATAGAAATGAAATTTACCGCATATAAATGCGGATTCAAGATAACAGAAGTTCCTATCATATTCATTAACCGGGTACTGGGAGAAAGCAAAATGAATTCCAGTATTTTCGGAGAAGCCATTTTTGGCGTTATAAAATTGAAAATAGGAAGCTGGTTTAAAAAATACCCCCGAAAAAAAGCAGATTAA
- a CDS encoding dihydroorotase: MNKTIIKNATIINEGSRFTGHVLIDGEYISSVINGKLPEYIEKEAMRIIDARGKWLIPGVIDDQVHFREPGLTHKADLATESRAAVAGGVTSFMDMPNTLPQTTSLDALKWKWDRAAETSVANYSFYIGATNDNANVLRQADFSKVCGIKIFLGSSTGNMLVNKKETLKRIFSENQALIAVHCEKEEIITRNRIYYTQRFGEELPIFFHPLIRSTEACYASSSEAVELAVKTGARLHLLHLSTGKELSLLESKPLSEKKITAEVCVHHLWFDDNDYADYGNLIKWNPAIKTFGDRIALTDGVQDNRIDIIATDHAPHLLSEKQGSCLKAASGGPLIQHSLQVMLEKHKQNIFSLEKIVEKMCHAPATLFKIRKRGYIRPGYYADLVLINPDKKYTVSHGNILSKCGWSPFEGHTFPCTIEQTFVNGITAYQDGVVNDKCKGKLLYFDN; the protein is encoded by the coding sequence ATGAATAAAACGATTATCAAGAATGCGACCATCATCAACGAGGGAAGTCGTTTCACCGGTCATGTGCTTATCGACGGAGAATATATAAGTTCCGTCATAAACGGAAAATTACCTGAATACATAGAGAAGGAAGCCATGCGTATCATAGATGCAAGAGGAAAATGGCTCATACCGGGAGTTATTGACGATCAGGTACATTTCAGAGAACCGGGACTCACCCACAAGGCCGATCTTGCAACCGAATCCAGAGCTGCTGTGGCCGGTGGTGTAACTTCATTTATGGATATGCCAAATACCCTGCCACAAACGACATCTTTAGACGCACTCAAATGGAAATGGGACAGGGCTGCAGAAACCTCCGTAGCCAATTATTCATTTTACATCGGTGCCACTAACGATAATGCAAATGTATTGAGACAGGCAGATTTCAGTAAAGTTTGCGGAATAAAAATTTTCCTGGGTTCTTCTACCGGAAATATGCTGGTAAATAAAAAAGAAACCTTAAAACGCATTTTCTCCGAAAATCAAGCGCTTATCGCCGTACATTGCGAAAAAGAAGAAATCATTACACGAAACCGGATTTATTATACACAGCGTTTCGGAGAAGAACTTCCGATCTTCTTTCACCCTCTTATCCGCAGTACCGAAGCTTGTTACGCTTCTTCATCCGAAGCTGTAGAACTGGCTGTCAAAACGGGTGCCAGACTTCATTTACTTCATTTATCTACTGGAAAAGAATTATCATTATTGGAAAGCAAACCCTTATCTGAAAAGAAAATTACCGCAGAAGTATGCGTACATCATTTGTGGTTTGACGATAATGATTATGCCGATTATGGCAACCTCATAAAATGGAACCCGGCTATAAAAACATTTGGAGACCGGATTGCCCTTACCGATGGCGTACAAGATAACCGAATCGATATCATTGCAACAGACCACGCCCCCCATTTGCTCTCCGAAAAACAAGGCTCATGCCTTAAAGCCGCATCGGGAGGACCTTTAATTCAGCATTCTTTACAGGTCATGCTGGAAAAACACAAACAAAATATATTTTCTCTGGAAAAAATAGTAGAAAAAATGTGTCATGCCCCAGCTACTCTTTTCAAAATAAGAAAACGAGGATATATACGCCCGGGATATTATGCAGATCTGGTACTTATCAACCCGGATAAAAAATATACTGTAAGCCATGGAAACATATTGTCAAAATGCGGCTGGTCTCCATTCGAAGGGCATACATTCCCTTGTACCATCGAACAGACTTTTGTAAACGGCATAACAGCCTACCAAGACGGCGTTGTAAACGACAAGTGCAAAGGAAAATTACTATATTTCGACAATTAA
- a CDS encoding lipid A phosphoethanolamine transferase, with product MLTCKKPGIPFWILFPVHFIGAFQLVLLYLFGNSIIASDMFINVFTTNSNEASELLDNLIPAIIGVILLYVPALLLAVYSIREKDKLGKRFRQRAFIISLIVMSIGTIFYGRAHKQSPAENTICHIYPVNAVNNMRFAVRSWEKSKKYPVTSQNFTFHAASRHPADMPEIYVLVIGETSRAENWGLYGYSRNTTPLLEKTPGVLHFDDVITQVNATHKSVPLMMCAASAENFDLIYSQKSLITAFNEAGYQTAFLSNQLYNGSFTDFFADEAHLNRNLKGERPNENTRDKELLPVVDSLLAGSHSKQLIVLHTYGSHFNYCERYGNSSRIYMPDHVTGIKMKNKTQMVNSYDNSIRATDKFLTRLIMRLQKTGKPAALIYLSDHGEDLLDDKHQKFLHASPIPSYYQLHIPFIMWTSKQYKETFPEKVKAACSRHHTPFNSRVVFHTLLDMAGIDTPYKNDSLSLVNSKFVTRERLYLGEHNLPVKLSKLGLNKEDIEQFQKHKLALY from the coding sequence TTGTTAACCTGCAAAAAACCGGGAATACCTTTCTGGATATTATTTCCCGTACATTTCATCGGAGCATTCCAGCTGGTATTATTATATCTTTTCGGGAACTCTATCATCGCATCGGACATGTTCATTAACGTATTTACAACCAATAGTAACGAAGCGTCCGAATTACTCGATAACCTGATTCCTGCAATTATCGGTGTTATATTATTATATGTACCGGCATTACTGCTGGCTGTTTATTCTATCCGGGAAAAAGACAAACTCGGCAAACGATTCAGGCAAAGAGCCTTCATCATCTCTCTGATTGTCATGAGCATAGGAACTATATTTTACGGCCGGGCTCATAAACAATCTCCCGCAGAAAATACGATTTGCCATATATATCCGGTAAATGCAGTAAACAATATGAGATTCGCCGTACGCAGCTGGGAAAAAAGTAAAAAATATCCCGTAACATCCCAAAACTTTACTTTTCACGCTGCTTCCCGTCATCCGGCCGATATGCCGGAAATATATGTGTTAGTTATCGGGGAAACCTCAAGAGCCGAAAACTGGGGATTATACGGATATAGCAGAAATACTACGCCACTGCTGGAAAAAACGCCCGGCGTATTGCATTTCGATGATGTCATAACACAAGTGAATGCGACACATAAGAGTGTCCCGTTAATGATGTGTGCGGCCTCGGCCGAAAATTTCGATCTCATCTATTCACAAAAAAGCCTGATCACAGCATTCAACGAGGCCGGATATCAAACGGCTTTCTTATCTAACCAACTATATAACGGTTCGTTCACCGATTTCTTCGCAGATGAAGCTCATCTGAACCGGAATCTTAAAGGAGAACGCCCCAATGAGAATACTCGCGATAAAGAACTATTGCCGGTAGTGGACTCTTTACTGGCCGGTTCACATTCCAAGCAGTTAATAGTATTACACACTTACGGTTCTCATTTCAATTACTGTGAAAGATATGGAAATTCCAGCCGTATCTATATGCCGGACCATGTAACAGGAATTAAAATGAAAAATAAGACCCAAATGGTCAATTCTTACGATAACTCCATACGCGCAACCGATAAATTCCTGACACGGTTGATTATGCGGCTGCAGAAAACGGGAAAACCGGCGGCTCTTATTTATCTGTCGGACCATGGAGAAGACTTACTGGACGACAAACATCAAAAGTTTCTGCACGCGTCTCCTATTCCCTCCTATTACCAACTCCATATACCCTTTATCATGTGGACATCTAAACAATATAAAGAGACGTTTCCCGAAAAAGTAAAAGCTGCCTGTAGCCGGCATCACACCCCATTCAATTCCAGAGTCGTATTTCATACATTGCTGGATATGGCCGGAATAGACACTCCTTATAAAAACGATTCGCTTTCCTTGGTAAACAGCAAATTCGTTACTCGCGAACGTCTATATCTGGGTGAACACAACCTTCCCGTAAAGTTAAGCAAATTAGGATTGAATAAAGAAGACATCGAACAATTCCAAAAGCATAAATTAGCTTTATATTAA
- a CDS encoding PG1828 family lipoprotein has protein sequence MKKLVLFFAVAFAMSFASCGSKTAESTEAATDTAAVVVEEATEVVVDSTAADTAVAVEAAATEVVAE, from the coding sequence ATGAAAAAGTTAGTCTTGTTCTTTGCTGTTGCTTTCGCAATGTCTTTCGCTTCTTGCGGTTCTAAAACTGCTGAATCTACTGAAGCTGCTACTGATACTGCAGCTGTTGTTGTAGAAGAAGCAACTGAGGTTGTAGTTGATTCTACTGCTGCCGATACTGCAGTTGCTGTTGAAGCTGCTGCTACTGAAGTTGTAGCTGAATAA